TCTTAGCAACCCTTTTTGCGACATTCTTTATGCGGTCTATGGAACCCATGGATGTTCCGCCGTACTTTTGTACCACTAAAGCCATCTCTTCAATCCTCCTTAGATGGATAATTACAGCAAAGCTGAGGGATTCCCAATGATCAGGGAGGTTTTGTATTTAGCAAGAATTTCCCGGCAGGTCAAACACTTTTCTACGGTAAAACAGTGGCGATACGCCGTAATAGTCCACGTGAGCGATCGCCGGCTGGCTGGAAACAGAGTCTACGCCTCTCCACGCCTTCCAAGCAGAAAACAACCCTTAGATTATCCTGCGGCATAAGGCTTCCCAAGCGATCCGCCCATTCTACAACGGTTACTCCCGGCCCATCAAAATACTCCTCAAACCCAAGGTCAGAAACTTGTCCTTCATCGTTCAGTCGATACAGATCAAAATGGTAAAGCGGAATGCGCCCCTGGTGTATATTGAGGATCGTATAGGAAGGGCTGCAAACTGGCTCATCGGGCGAAACCCCAAGCCCATGAGCAATGCCTTTTACGAAATGGGTTTTCCCAGCGCCAAGATCACCGATAAGAGCCACAAAGTCACCACTCTCCAGCAGGCCGCCAAGAATTCGCCCGTAATTGAAGGTATCAATGGCGCTCTCGGAGATCAACTCATTCACACATCACCCTGGGCGATCATAGTCCGAATCAGGTCAATTCTGGCAACAATACCGACAAGTGACCCGTCCTGCACTACCGGAACGGCATTATAACGGTTGGCGCTCATAAGATCAGCGATAGTACTGATCTCAGTGTCTGGAGAGACCGCAGCAAGCTTACCGGAGCAAATATCCCCTACGGTATGCCCGGTGATTTTCTTCAACTGCTGTTCCAGCACTTTTCCGCTTTCAAGATAGAAGACACCGTCAAACAGTGAAAAAACCGTAGGGATGTGCAGATTGCGGTCCTTTTCGATCAGGTCAGTCTCTGTCACCATGCCAACCAGGACACCATCTTCAACAACGGGAATGCTGCTGATCCGATGTGTTACAAAAAGCTCGGCCAACTCCCTGACATCTGTCTTTCTGGTTACAGTGATGACATCCTTGGTCATTACATCAGATGCTTTAAGCATTTATTTCTCCTTTTGTGCGTGGCGGTCCCAAACCAAATGAAAATCAAGATAGCCGCGGACTCTGCTTGCCATAATTTTGCAGGTCCAAGCCAGCCCGGCTTTTACAATCACGCAATAGTCGCTGCAAGGCAACTGGAAGTTTTGCAACAACATCAGATGCGATGAGACCTACTTCTCCCTTTTCTTGTGCAACAAGGTCAGCAGCATAGCCATGAATGAATACAGCAAGCCGGCAGGCATTAAATGGAGGATACCCCTGGCCTATGAGGCTAGCGACAATCCCGGTAAGAACATCACCCATGCCGCCCGAAGCCATCCCGGGATTACCACTGCCATTTATCGCCACTTCCCCGTCAGGCGACGCAATGATGGTTCTTGCGCCTTTAAGAATCAAATACACCTTGTGTAACTGAGCAAACTTAGTCGAAACCCCGATTCTATCAGCTTCAATCTCGGCAATTGAAAGACCGGTAAGTCGAGCCATCTCCCCTGGATGCGGAGTGAGAACCACCACGGAAGCTGCTCTCTTGCCAAGGACAGAAACATTTTCGGAAATAGCATTCAAACCATCAGCGTCAACTACCAGAGGAAGAGAAACTGCTGTCAGCAACGCCTGAACAAGAAGTGCCGTCTCAGGTTGCCGCGACAACCCAGGTCCAAGCGCTACAACATTCTTGCCGGCCAGACCAGCCAAGATATGAGCTAGGGACTCTCGTCTCAAGTATCCTCGCCCGGCATCTTCAATGGGTAGAGTCATTGCTTCGGTTGTTTTTATTTCAAATATCTGGTTCAGGCTCGAGGGTACAGCAAGGGTTACCAGCCCTGCCCCGGAACGCACGGCAGAAGCTCCCGCCAGCACTGCGGCTCCGGTATGCCCGGTTG
This window of the Geoanaerobacter pelophilus genome carries:
- a CDS encoding NAD(P)H-hydrate dehydratase → MKVITSEEMQKIDHAAINNYGVPGIHLMERAGEACADAIRSRFSTATRKSVLIFAGKGNNGGDGYVIASKLHAFGWDVSLVILAHRSDISGDAEISLSRLPNSVMLKCCCDNESLAAFSDLGQYALVVDAIFGTGLKSEISGVYRQAIKLINSSGLPVIAVDIPSGVDGNTGAILGVAIRADLTITFAAAKLGHVLYPGAVCTGELMIADIGIPSEVVQRAHGYEFVDAGSATALLMPRLPVSHKGSFGHVLIVAGSTGHTGAAVLAGASAVRSGAGLVTLAVPSSLNQIFEIKTTEAMTLPIEDAGRGYLRRESLAHILAGLAGKNVVALGPGLSRQPETALLVQALLTAVSLPLVVDADGLNAISENVSVLGKRAASVVVLTPHPGEMARLTGLSIAEIEADRIGVSTKFAQLHKVYLILKGARTIIASPDGEVAINGSGNPGMASGGMGDVLTGIVASLIGQGYPPFNACRLAVFIHGYAADLVAQEKGEVGLIASDVVAKLPVALQRLLRDCKSRAGLDLQNYGKQSPRLS
- the tsaE gene encoding tRNA (adenosine(37)-N6)-threonylcarbamoyltransferase complex ATPase subunit type 1 TsaE, coding for MNELISESAIDTFNYGRILGGLLESGDFVALIGDLGAGKTHFVKGIAHGLGVSPDEPVCSPSYTILNIHQGRIPLYHFDLYRLNDEGQVSDLGFEEYFDGPGVTVVEWADRLGSLMPQDNLRVVFCLEGVERRRLCFQPAGDRSRGLLRRIATVLP
- a CDS encoding CBS domain-containing protein, with translation MLKASDVMTKDVITVTRKTDVRELAELFVTHRISSIPVVEDGVLVGMVTETDLIEKDRNLHIPTVFSLFDGVFYLESGKVLEQQLKKITGHTVGDICSGKLAAVSPDTEISTIADLMSANRYNAVPVVQDGSLVGIVARIDLIRTMIAQGDV